From a single Candoia aspera isolate rCanAsp1 chromosome 2, rCanAsp1.hap2, whole genome shotgun sequence genomic region:
- the PRELID1 gene encoding PRELI domain-containing protein 1, mitochondrial: MGKYFLTLSVLKGPWDQVFTAFWQRYPNPYSKHVLTEDILHREVTEDQRLLSRRLLTKTNRMPRWAERFFPPNVGHHVYILEDSIVDLQNRTMTTFTWNVNHARLMVVEERCVYRENPENSSWTEVKREAWVSSRLFGVSRAIQEFGLARFKSNVTKTTKGFEYVLAKMQGEAPSKTLVETAKETALAVTEKAKDFAGKAATTKKQQYV, translated from the exons ATGGGGAAGTACTTCCTGACCCTGAGCGTCCTAAAAGGGCCTTGGGACCAAGTCTTCACCGCCTTTTGGCAGCGCTACCCGAATCCTTACAG CAAGCATGTCCTGACTGAAGATATCTTGCACCGAGAGGTGACTGAAGACCAGAGACTGCTTTCCAGGAGGCTCCTAACCAAAACCAACAGGATGCCCCGCTGGGCAGAGCGCTTCTTTCCACCTAACGTCGGCCACCATGTCTATATCCTAGAAGATTCCATTGTGGACCTGCAGAATCGAACCATGACCACATTCACTTGGAACGTTAATCATGCACGTCTTATG GTAGTGGAGGAGCGATGTGTTTACAGAGAGAACCCAGAAAACAGTAGCTGGACAGAAGTCAAGCGGGAAGCCTGGGTCTCCTCCCGCCTCTTTGGTGTTTCCCGTGCTATCCAG gagtttggctTGGCTAGGTTCAAGAGCAATGTGACCAAGACTACCAAAGGTTTTGAGTACGTGCTGGCCAAAATGCAAG GTGAAGCACCATCTAAAACACTGGTGGAAACTGCCAAGGAGACGGCCTTGGCTGTTACTGAGAAGGCAAAGGACTTTGCTGGCAAGGCAGCTACTACAAAGAAGCAACAGTATGTGTGA
- the MXD3 gene encoding max dimerization protein 3, producing the protein MGWSLKAVGWLRPQSAYLSCSPVVMELITSNIQVLLQAADYLERKEREAEHGYASLSPYYGQDALQSQRRPKTRKALRNLRSVHNELEKHRRAQLRQCLEQLKQQIPMNAEHSRYTMLGLLHRARLHIKKLEHQEQKAQQVKERLRCEQQNLHQRLEQLQAHLNMEQTQADSLDSQFSERSDSEDAEVDVEGLAPASIGEDVMAAFSTRQEHSYSNVSNFWLWTEVQLGGQLSSRQASSLSAIAS; encoded by the exons ATGGGTTGGTCGCTGAAGGCGGTGGGCTGGTTGCGGCCACAAAGTGCTTACTTGTCCTGCTCTCCTGTTGTCATGGAGCTCATTACTAGCAACATTCAGGTGTTGCTTCAAGCGGCCGACTACTTGGAGCGCAAAGAGAGAG aAGCCGAACACGGGTATGCTTCTCTCTCACCTTACTACGGGCAAGATGCTTTACAATCGCAGAGGAGGCCGAAAACGCGAAAGGCCCTGAGAAACCTCCG ATCTGTACACAATGAGCTGGAGAAACACAG AAGGGCCCAGCTACGGCAGTGTTTAGAACAGCTGAAGCAGCAGATTCCCATGAACGCAGAGCATTCTCGTTACACAATGCTTGGTCTACTGCACCGAGCCAGACTGCACATTAAA AAGCTAGAACATCAGGAACAGAAAGCTCAGCAAGTGAAAGAGAGGCTACGCTGTGAGCAGCAGAATCTGCACCAGCGCTTAGAACAGTTACAGGCCCATTTGAATATGGAACAGACACAAGCAGATAGCCTGGATTCTCAGTTCTCTGAGCGTTCCGACTCAG AAGATGCTGAAGTGGATGTAGAAGGCCTGGCACCTGCCAGCATTGGAGAAGATGTCATGGCTGCCTTCAGTACTCGGCAGGAGCACAGCTATTCCAATGTCAGCAACTTCTGGTTATGGACAGAAGTCCAGTTAGGAGGGCAGCTTTCATCTAGACAAGCTTCAAGCCTTTCAGCGATTGCTTCATAG